The Fluviispira sanaruensis sequence CAGAAGGAACAGGAGCTTGTACAACAGCTGCTTTCACATCTCCTGCTTTTGCATCTGCTTTTCCTGCGACTACCCCATCCATTTCAATTTTTACATTGCTTGAACCTATGGCAAATTCGAAAATATCTTGCACTGTTTTAAACTCTGCCATAGAAACAAAATTAAAAGTAAATTCAAAATAGCAGCGTTCTGGCTCGAGTTCTGTCAATGCAGGAACACGAGAGATATTCGTAAATAAAGAAAAAGTTCCTGTTGATATATCACGACAATTTAAAACTAAAGTAATAGGATCAATTCCTGTTAAAAAGAATTGATCGGCACCTGTTATGGAAATGTGGTAAGGACATTCCCCTGGTTTAATATTTTCAGCCGAAGGGGTAGGAGCAACTTCTCCTGCAGCCACTTTTTGTTGAAGTTGTTCTCCCGTTATTTCTTTAAAATCACATAATTGCCGAACTATATCGGCATTGTCAAAGCTTGCTAAGTTTTGCTTTTTCTGAGCTCCGCTCATCATTTCTTTTAAGCGGTCAAAACAACGTAACAAAGCGGAAAACACTTCTTCAGTTGGATCGAGCTTTCCTTCGCGCATTCTATCGAGAAGATCTTCTGCATGGTGAGTTAAGTCGGCAATTTCACGCAGACCAAATACACCGCTCGAACCTTTTAAAGTATGCACTTCTCTAAAAAGGTTTTTAATGATTTCTAAATCACCTGGAGTTTTTTCAAGCACAAGAATACAGCTGTCAATATGCTCGAAGACTTCTCGCATCTCTTGAAAGAATATTTCTTGCATCTGTTCTTCATTATAACTCACGACTTAGCACCTCTTCACTGAGATAATCTTAAAAATTCCATTTACTTTCCTTTCGGAAAGGTGTCTGCAGGCATTCCAAATAAATCAAGCAAAGAATCAAATGTTTGTGCACTTGCTTTTAATTTTAAATTCCCTTGTGCTTTTACCAGCATATTTTTAAAAGAAATTAATAATTGTAGAACAGCCGCATCAACAGTTTCAACCGCTGTTAAATCGAGAAAAAAATCCCCTGCTTTTGTTGCTTCTCCATTGTAACCTTCGAGTATTTTATTTTTCAATTCAGAGACTTTGTAAATAGTGAGTTTGCCTGTAAAGGTAAATGTTCTATTTGCATAAGTAACTAATGATGACATATAAACCTCTAAATTAAGCAGTTGATTTTTGATTCTGAGCACTAAATTCAGAATAAATAGCACCACAGTCAAGCCAAAGAATATTTCTGTGTTTGTGTGGCTTAATAATTCCTTTTAAAAATTTAGATCTTTCCCCTGCAACAATGTCTGGAGTCTGTTGAACAGCTTCTTTTTCAACTTCAATAACTTCACTAACTCCATCAACAATAATTGCTGCTAAAACATTTTTATCATCCAATACGATGATTCGACTTCTTTCAGATATAATTGGATTTTCAAGTCCCATTATTTTGTGAAAATTAACTATTTGTAAAATATCACCGCGAAGGTTTGCAACACCTTCCACAAAATGAGGAGCCTTTGAAACGCGCGTGACCAACGGTACACGGACGATTTCTT is a genomic window containing:
- a CDS encoding chemotaxis protein CheW: MANNPNDAKGGKGAKLDALHKLKHDNSGVRKRIAPTIETYKLIGFKLNEEEFVIEIERVKEIVRVPLVTRVSKAPHFVEGVANLRGDILQIVNFHKIMGLENPIISERSRIIVLDDKNVLAAIIVDGVSEVIEVEKEAVQQTPDIVAGERSKFLKGIIKPHKHRNILWLDCGAIYSEFSAQNQKSTA
- a CDS encoding STAS domain-containing protein, giving the protein MSSLVTYANRTFTFTGKLTIYKVSELKNKILEGYNGEATKAGDFFLDLTAVETVDAAVLQLLISFKNMLVKAQGNLKLKASAQTFDSLLDLFGMPADTFPKGK